A portion of the Streptomyces erythrochromogenes genome contains these proteins:
- a CDS encoding WhiB family transcriptional regulator, whose product MGWVTDWSAQAACRTTDPDELFVQGAAQNRAKAVCTGCPVRTECLADALDNRVEFGVWGGMTERERRALLRRRPTVTSWRRLLETARTEYERSTGILTMDADAEIDVPYETYAAAG is encoded by the coding sequence ATGGGCTGGGTTACCGACTGGAGTGCGCAGGCAGCCTGCCGCACTACCGATCCGGATGAACTGTTTGTTCAAGGAGCGGCACAGAACAGGGCCAAGGCGGTGTGCACCGGATGTCCGGTGCGGACCGAATGCCTGGCCGATGCGCTCGACAACCGCGTCGAGTTCGGCGTGTGGGGCGGAATGACCGAGCGGGAACGACGTGCGCTGCTGCGCCGGCGTCCCACCGTCACCTCGTGGCGACGGCTGCTCGAAACCGCCCGTACGGAGTACGAGCGCAGCACGGGCATCCTCACCATGGATGCAGACGCGGAGATCGACGTTCCGTACGAGACGTACGCGGCAGCCGGGTAG